The following proteins come from a genomic window of Pocillopora verrucosa isolate sample1 chromosome 6, ASM3666991v2, whole genome shotgun sequence:
- the LOC131788314 gene encoding G2/mitotic-specific cyclin-B3-like isoform X2 → MVKTRSKPSISVFNKKHKDCSLGENDLPAHLKEKAAEKTKRPADGSPENVPSRKRAAFGDITNATFNQPEKGGKKRQPKNSIVRKDTEQRQCFTKTSAKVKQNRRSKEKDSPIKDRKPLVSAVKSQPSSPSGDILGYGDWSEESSHYQDNLKISASTTGESLDSTRTQSVSDSASTSLEEPPSNLGSDDNKNNKPGVEQPSNKNDGKLADDAVIDIDANTSDPVTVSDYANEIFVNMKKREECFPLTNYLENQQDITAQMRAILVDWLVEVQECFELYHETLYLGVKLLDHFLEGNTIKRDELQLVGATTLLISSKIEERHPPCMDDFIYICDDAYKQQHFIAMETKIMSSLGFDINIPIPYRFLRRYAKAAFVSIETLTLARYLLESSLLEGQFITKRASMMASSCLYLAMMMKNCGEWTATLVHYTGYSKEQLHDCVLQLNAMNSAPANKNLMTVRNKYSHQVFHEVATIPPLDPLTIQI, encoded by the exons ATGGTTAAAACGCGCTCGAAACCTTCAATTTCGGTGTTTAACAAGAAACACAAG GATTGTTCTTTAGGTGAAAATGACCTTCCTGCTCATCTTAAGGAGAAAGCCGCTGAGAAGACAAAGCGACCAGCAGATGGTTCTCCGGAGAACGTTCCTTCACGAAAAAGAGCAGCTTTTGGTGATATTACAAAT GCGACTTTTAACCAGCCTGAGAAAGGAGGGAAAAAGAGGCAACCGAAGAACAGCATCGTGCGAAAAGACACGGAACAGAGACAATGTTTCACAAAGACCAGtgcaaaagtaaaacaaaacagaaggaGCAAAGAAAAAGATTCGCCCATCAAAGATCGAAAACCGTTAGTCTCCGCAGTGAAATCTCAGCCTTCGTCGCCATCTGGTGATATTTTAGGCTATGGAGACTGGAGCGAAGAATCTTCCCATTACCaagataatttgaaaatatctgCAAG CACCACAGGTGAAAGTCTGGATTCTACAAGAACTCAAAGTGTTAGTGATTCTGCCTCAACAAGCTTGGAAGAGCCACCAAG tAATTTAGGCTCTGATGATAACAAGAACAACAAGCCAGGGGTAGAGCAACCCTCCAATAAAAAT GATGGAAAATTAGCTGATGATGCAGTGATTGACATTGATGCCAACACATCAGATCCTGTAACTGTGTCAGATTATGCAAATGAGATCTTTGTAAATATGAAGAAAAGGGAG GAATGTTTTCCGCTGACAAATTACTTAGAAAATCAGCAAGACATAACTGCACAGATGAGAGCCATATTGGTTGATTGGTTGGTTGAGgttcaagaatgttttgaacTTTATCATGAGACTCTGTATCTGGGTGTGAAACttcttgatcatttccttgaggGAAACACAATAAAGCGGGATGAACTGCAGCTTGTTGGGGCTACAACTCTTCTTATCTCATCTAAAATTGAG GAGCGACATCCACCATGCATGGACGACTTCATTTACATCTGTGATGATGCATATAAACAACAGCACTTTATTGCAATGGAAACTAAAATCATGTCCAGTTTGGGATTTGATATTAACATTCCCATTCCTTACAGATTCCTCAGACGATATGCAAAG GCTGCATTTGTAAGCATTGAAACACTCACATTGGCTCGTTATCTTCTGGAAAGCTCCCTCCTTGAAGGTCAATTTATTACAAAAAGAGCCTCAATGATGGCTTCATCTTGCTTATACCTGGCAATGATGATGAAGAACTGTGGAGAATGGACAGCTACTTTGGTACATTACACAGGCTACAGCAAGGAACAACTACATGACTGTGTGTTACAACTTAACGCAATGAACAGTGCACCAGCTAACAAAAACTTGATGACTGTGAGAAATAAGTACTCACATCAAGTGTTTCATGAAGTTGCTACAATCCCACCTTTAGATCCATTAACCATTCAAATCTAG
- the LOC131788314 gene encoding G2/mitotic-specific cyclin-B3-like isoform X3, producing the protein MVKTRSKPSISVFNKKHKQDCSLGENDLPAHLKEKAAEKTKRPADGSPENVPSRKRAAFGDITNATFNQPEKGGKKRQPKNSIVRKDTEQRQCFTKTSAKVKQNRRSKEKDSPIKDRKPTTGESLDSTRTQSVSDSASTSLEEPPSNLGSDDNKNNKPGVEQPSNKNDGKLADDAVIDIDANTSDPVTVSDYANEIFVNMKKREECFPLTNYLENQQDITAQMRAILVDWLVEVQECFELYHETLYLGVKLLDHFLEGNTIKRDELQLVGATTLLISSKIEERHPPCMDDFIYICDDAYKQQHFIAMETKIMSSLGFDINIPIPYRFLRRYAKAAFVSIETLTLARYLLESSLLEGQFITKRASMMASSCLYLAMMMKNCGEWTATLVHYTGYSKEQLHDCVLQLNAMNSAPANKNLMTVRNKYSHQVFHEVATIPPLDPLTIQI; encoded by the exons ATGGTTAAAACGCGCTCGAAACCTTCAATTTCGGTGTTTAACAAGAAACACAAG CAGGATTGTTCTTTAGGTGAAAATGACCTTCCTGCTCATCTTAAGGAGAAAGCCGCTGAGAAGACAAAGCGACCAGCAGATGGTTCTCCGGAGAACGTTCCTTCACGAAAAAGAGCAGCTTTTGGTGATATTACAAAT GCGACTTTTAACCAGCCTGAGAAAGGAGGGAAAAAGAGGCAACCGAAGAACAGCATCGTGCGAAAAGACACGGAACAGAGACAATGTTTCACAAAGACCAGtgcaaaagtaaaacaaaacagaaggaGCAAAGAAAAAGATTCGCCCATCAAAGATCGAAAACC CACCACAGGTGAAAGTCTGGATTCTACAAGAACTCAAAGTGTTAGTGATTCTGCCTCAACAAGCTTGGAAGAGCCACCAAG tAATTTAGGCTCTGATGATAACAAGAACAACAAGCCAGGGGTAGAGCAACCCTCCAATAAAAAT GATGGAAAATTAGCTGATGATGCAGTGATTGACATTGATGCCAACACATCAGATCCTGTAACTGTGTCAGATTATGCAAATGAGATCTTTGTAAATATGAAGAAAAGGGAG GAATGTTTTCCGCTGACAAATTACTTAGAAAATCAGCAAGACATAACTGCACAGATGAGAGCCATATTGGTTGATTGGTTGGTTGAGgttcaagaatgttttgaacTTTATCATGAGACTCTGTATCTGGGTGTGAAACttcttgatcatttccttgaggGAAACACAATAAAGCGGGATGAACTGCAGCTTGTTGGGGCTACAACTCTTCTTATCTCATCTAAAATTGAG GAGCGACATCCACCATGCATGGACGACTTCATTTACATCTGTGATGATGCATATAAACAACAGCACTTTATTGCAATGGAAACTAAAATCATGTCCAGTTTGGGATTTGATATTAACATTCCCATTCCTTACAGATTCCTCAGACGATATGCAAAG GCTGCATTTGTAAGCATTGAAACACTCACATTGGCTCGTTATCTTCTGGAAAGCTCCCTCCTTGAAGGTCAATTTATTACAAAAAGAGCCTCAATGATGGCTTCATCTTGCTTATACCTGGCAATGATGATGAAGAACTGTGGAGAATGGACAGCTACTTTGGTACATTACACAGGCTACAGCAAGGAACAACTACATGACTGTGTGTTACAACTTAACGCAATGAACAGTGCACCAGCTAACAAAAACTTGATGACTGTGAGAAATAAGTACTCACATCAAGTGTTTCATGAAGTTGCTACAATCCCACCTTTAGATCCATTAACCATTCAAATCTAG
- the LOC131788314 gene encoding G2/mitotic-specific cyclin-B3-like isoform X1 — protein MVKTRSKPSISVFNKKHKQDCSLGENDLPAHLKEKAAEKTKRPADGSPENVPSRKRAAFGDITNATFNQPEKGGKKRQPKNSIVRKDTEQRQCFTKTSAKVKQNRRSKEKDSPIKDRKPLVSAVKSQPSSPSGDILGYGDWSEESSHYQDNLKISASTTGESLDSTRTQSVSDSASTSLEEPPSNLGSDDNKNNKPGVEQPSNKNDGKLADDAVIDIDANTSDPVTVSDYANEIFVNMKKREECFPLTNYLENQQDITAQMRAILVDWLVEVQECFELYHETLYLGVKLLDHFLEGNTIKRDELQLVGATTLLISSKIEERHPPCMDDFIYICDDAYKQQHFIAMETKIMSSLGFDINIPIPYRFLRRYAKAAFVSIETLTLARYLLESSLLEGQFITKRASMMASSCLYLAMMMKNCGEWTATLVHYTGYSKEQLHDCVLQLNAMNSAPANKNLMTVRNKYSHQVFHEVATIPPLDPLTIQI, from the exons ATGGTTAAAACGCGCTCGAAACCTTCAATTTCGGTGTTTAACAAGAAACACAAG CAGGATTGTTCTTTAGGTGAAAATGACCTTCCTGCTCATCTTAAGGAGAAAGCCGCTGAGAAGACAAAGCGACCAGCAGATGGTTCTCCGGAGAACGTTCCTTCACGAAAAAGAGCAGCTTTTGGTGATATTACAAAT GCGACTTTTAACCAGCCTGAGAAAGGAGGGAAAAAGAGGCAACCGAAGAACAGCATCGTGCGAAAAGACACGGAACAGAGACAATGTTTCACAAAGACCAGtgcaaaagtaaaacaaaacagaaggaGCAAAGAAAAAGATTCGCCCATCAAAGATCGAAAACCGTTAGTCTCCGCAGTGAAATCTCAGCCTTCGTCGCCATCTGGTGATATTTTAGGCTATGGAGACTGGAGCGAAGAATCTTCCCATTACCaagataatttgaaaatatctgCAAG CACCACAGGTGAAAGTCTGGATTCTACAAGAACTCAAAGTGTTAGTGATTCTGCCTCAACAAGCTTGGAAGAGCCACCAAG tAATTTAGGCTCTGATGATAACAAGAACAACAAGCCAGGGGTAGAGCAACCCTCCAATAAAAAT GATGGAAAATTAGCTGATGATGCAGTGATTGACATTGATGCCAACACATCAGATCCTGTAACTGTGTCAGATTATGCAAATGAGATCTTTGTAAATATGAAGAAAAGGGAG GAATGTTTTCCGCTGACAAATTACTTAGAAAATCAGCAAGACATAACTGCACAGATGAGAGCCATATTGGTTGATTGGTTGGTTGAGgttcaagaatgttttgaacTTTATCATGAGACTCTGTATCTGGGTGTGAAACttcttgatcatttccttgaggGAAACACAATAAAGCGGGATGAACTGCAGCTTGTTGGGGCTACAACTCTTCTTATCTCATCTAAAATTGAG GAGCGACATCCACCATGCATGGACGACTTCATTTACATCTGTGATGATGCATATAAACAACAGCACTTTATTGCAATGGAAACTAAAATCATGTCCAGTTTGGGATTTGATATTAACATTCCCATTCCTTACAGATTCCTCAGACGATATGCAAAG GCTGCATTTGTAAGCATTGAAACACTCACATTGGCTCGTTATCTTCTGGAAAGCTCCCTCCTTGAAGGTCAATTTATTACAAAAAGAGCCTCAATGATGGCTTCATCTTGCTTATACCTGGCAATGATGATGAAGAACTGTGGAGAATGGACAGCTACTTTGGTACATTACACAGGCTACAGCAAGGAACAACTACATGACTGTGTGTTACAACTTAACGCAATGAACAGTGCACCAGCTAACAAAAACTTGATGACTGTGAGAAATAAGTACTCACATCAAGTGTTTCATGAAGTTGCTACAATCCCACCTTTAGATCCATTAACCATTCAAATCTAG
- the LOC131788313 gene encoding kidney mitochondrial carrier protein 1 isoform X1, whose product MDYRPFIYGGLASMTAEFGTFPIDTTKTRLQLQGQVIDAKQKEIRYRGMLHAFVRIAREDGIKALYNGVAPALLRQATYGSLKLGFYHALKRRLVKNPKDETLYYNVIAGVVAGAVSSAICNPTDLLKIRMQAEYQSVVNVRRKGMLQSFASIFKEEGIRGLYRGVGPTAQRAAVIAGVELPVYDWCKKKILDLKIMGDNPYTHFCASGVAGLAGAIASNPIDVVRTRMMNQRNLKVNTGSAAVIYTSAAHCLLTTLRSEGFFALYRGFVPQFLRLFPWNVIFFMSYEQYKKYGNEVLS is encoded by the exons ATGGATTACAGACCATTTATCTATGGAGGATTAGCCTCTATGACTGCTGAATTTG GAACATTTCCTATTGACACAACAAAAACACGGCTACAGCTTCAAGGTCAGGTGATAGATGCTAAACAGAAAGAGATCAGATATCGAGGAATGCTCCATGCTTTTGTCAGAATTGCCAGAGAAGATGGGATCAAGGCATTGTATAATGG GGTAGCACCTGCACTTTTGCGCCAAGCAACCTATGGATCTCTAAAGTTAGGCTTCTACCATGCTCTGAAAAGAAGGCTGGTAAAAAACCCaaaag ATGAGACTTTATATTACAATGTAATTGCAGGGGTTGTTGCTGGAGCAGTCTCATCAGCCATATGTAACCCTACTGATCTTTTAAAG ATTCGTATGCAGGCAGAGTATCAATCAGTTGTCAATGTAAGAAGAAAAGGAATGCTCCAATCTTTTGCTTCAATATTTAAAGAGGAGGGAATCAGGGGACTCTACCGg GGAGTTGGTCCCACAGCTCAAAGAGCAGCAGTTATTGCAGGAGTAGAACTTCCAGTTTATGATTggtgtaaaaagaaaattttggatcTCAAGATTATGGGTGATAACCCTTACACTCATTTTTG tgctaGTGGAGTTGCTGGACTGGCAGGTGCTATAGCCTCAAATCCAATAGATGTTGTGAGG ACAAGAATGATGAATCAAAGAAATCTGAAAGTAAACACTGGAAGTGCAGCTGTCATCTACACAAGTGCTGCTCACTGTTTGCTTACT ACTTTGAGGTCTGAAGGATTTTTTGCTCTCTATCGAGGATTTGTACCGCAGTTTCTGAGGTTATTTCCATGGAATGTTATT TTCTTCATGTCATATGAACAGTACAAGAAGTATGGAAATGAAGTGTTATCATAG
- the LOC131788313 gene encoding kidney mitochondrial carrier protein 1 isoform X2 has translation MYRRRGTFPIDTTKTRLQLQGQVIDAKQKEIRYRGMLHAFVRIAREDGIKALYNGVAPALLRQATYGSLKLGFYHALKRRLVKNPKDETLYYNVIAGVVAGAVSSAICNPTDLLKIRMQAEYQSVVNVRRKGMLQSFASIFKEEGIRGLYRGVGPTAQRAAVIAGVELPVYDWCKKKILDLKIMGDNPYTHFCASGVAGLAGAIASNPIDVVRTRMMNQRNLKVNTGSAAVIYTSAAHCLLTTLRSEGFFALYRGFVPQFLRLFPWNVIFFMSYEQYKKYGNEVLS, from the exons ATGTATAGAAGACGAG GAACATTTCCTATTGACACAACAAAAACACGGCTACAGCTTCAAGGTCAGGTGATAGATGCTAAACAGAAAGAGATCAGATATCGAGGAATGCTCCATGCTTTTGTCAGAATTGCCAGAGAAGATGGGATCAAGGCATTGTATAATGG GGTAGCACCTGCACTTTTGCGCCAAGCAACCTATGGATCTCTAAAGTTAGGCTTCTACCATGCTCTGAAAAGAAGGCTGGTAAAAAACCCaaaag ATGAGACTTTATATTACAATGTAATTGCAGGGGTTGTTGCTGGAGCAGTCTCATCAGCCATATGTAACCCTACTGATCTTTTAAAG ATTCGTATGCAGGCAGAGTATCAATCAGTTGTCAATGTAAGAAGAAAAGGAATGCTCCAATCTTTTGCTTCAATATTTAAAGAGGAGGGAATCAGGGGACTCTACCGg GGAGTTGGTCCCACAGCTCAAAGAGCAGCAGTTATTGCAGGAGTAGAACTTCCAGTTTATGATTggtgtaaaaagaaaattttggatcTCAAGATTATGGGTGATAACCCTTACACTCATTTTTG tgctaGTGGAGTTGCTGGACTGGCAGGTGCTATAGCCTCAAATCCAATAGATGTTGTGAGG ACAAGAATGATGAATCAAAGAAATCTGAAAGTAAACACTGGAAGTGCAGCTGTCATCTACACAAGTGCTGCTCACTGTTTGCTTACT ACTTTGAGGTCTGAAGGATTTTTTGCTCTCTATCGAGGATTTGTACCGCAGTTTCTGAGGTTATTTCCATGGAATGTTATT TTCTTCATGTCATATGAACAGTACAAGAAGTATGGAAATGAAGTGTTATCATAG
- the LOC131788312 gene encoding putative diacyglycerol O-acyltransferase Mb3154c: MKVDCISTSPTTSQAALVCGHFPSISCKPFQVPEEKREGNEEKFKAFVLPYHKRFKGLNLVMAIAVAAVIYQLECAVTCLLFCLVIPFLLVGLAILKLAKYIVESYIAFKWNCIPFREDDAVWQQDRETNRHIINALMIIEGLPDIEKLRRIIYERLVYGIDERGERICPRLTQVIQKHFGYFVWKEDENFEMENQVLNWKGDNPKSMEDLEVVVSELCSSPLPQSLSPWQFIVVPIVEEDSFGLLLRVHHSVADGVALTRVFVKNLYDVPPQGPEPKKFSTKQRFYMWCKAILVGPLTVLIKFFSRADHSCIHGQDLSGKKFVAWSKNIDLSLVKRVKTVAGTTVNDVMVSCLAGALNDYLHSQPNSDAVKLDDMWASVPVDIRASTQSVKLKNKFALVFLRLPIVAKNALDRLLATKQRMDIIKASAEPLVTATTVQMLMMLPECVSKPLIDFFSRKMSCVLSNVPGPQHTLYLGGQKITQGIFWVPMRANIGVGLSIFSYNGEIRVGVYADECVLPKPREVVQEFEKNFCKLVNELNINENDEP; the protein is encoded by the coding sequence ATGAAGGTAGACTGCATAAGTACTTCGCCCACCACTTCGCAAGCTGCTCTCGTCTGCGGACATTTCCCGTCGATCTCATGCAAACCGTTTCAAGTCCCTGAAGAGAAGCGAGAAGGAAATGAGGAAAAATTCAAAGCCTTTGTTTTACCATATCACAAGCGTTTCAAAGGTTTAAACCTTGTAATGGCCATCGCAGTTGCTGCTGTAATTTACCAGCTGGAGTGCGCAGTAACATGCCTTCTGTTCTGTCTAGTTATACCGTTTTTGCTGGTTGGGTTAGCGATTTTAAAATTAGCAAAATACATCGTGGAAAGTTACATCGCCTTCAAATGGAATTGCATTCCTTTTCGTGAAGATGATGCCGTCTGGCAGCAGGACCGAGAGACAAACCGTCATATCATCAACGCTCTGATGATTATTGAAGGTTTGCCAGACATCGAGAAACTCCGCAGAATTATTTACGAACGGCTTGTTTACGGAATAGATGAAAGGGGTGAACGGATTTGCCCACGGCTCACGCAAGTCATACAAAAACATTTCGGATACTTCGTTTGGAAGGAAGATGAGAATTTCGAAATGGAAAACCAGGTTTTGAATTGGAAAGGAGATAACCCAAAGTCTATGGAAGATCTGGAAGTAGTTGTATCTGAACTCTGTTCGAGTCCTTTACCTCAGAGCCTGTCTCCCTGGCAATTTATTGTGGTGCCGATAGTCGAGGAAGACAGCTTTGGCCTGTTACTTCGTGTTCATCACAGTGTTGCTGATGGAGTTGCTTTGACGAGAGTGTTTGTTAAAAATCTTTACGATGTACCACCACAAGGACCTGAACCAAAGAAGTTCTCTACTAAACAAAGATTTTACATGTGGTGTAAAGCTATTCTTGTTGGTCCGTTGACGGTACtcattaagtttttttccaGAGCGGACCACTCTTGTATTCACGGTCAAGACCTTTCTGGCAAGAAATTTGTGGCTTGGTCCAAGAACATTGACTTATCGCTTGTCAAACGAGTCAAGACTGTGGCTGGTACTACAGTAAATGACGTGATGGTGTCCTGTTTAGCAGGAGCTTTGAATGATTACCTTCACAGTCAACCCAACAGTGATGCTGTCAAACTCGACGATATGTGGGCCTCAGTGCCGGTAGATATTCGGGCATCGACACAATCAGTCAAGCTCAAGAATAAATTTGCCTTGGTATTCCTGCGGCTCCCGATTGTGGCCAAAAACGCATTAGACAGACTCCTTGCGACCAAACAACGCATGGATATTATCAAGGCATCTGCCGAGCCTCTAGTGACAGCTACAACGGTACAGATGTTAATGATGTTGCCTGAATGTGTGTCCAAGCCACTCATCGATTTCTTTTCCAGGAAGATGTCGTGTGTCCTAAGCAATGTACCTGGACCTCAGCACACTTTATACCTGGGAGGTCAGAAAATTACTCAGGGAATTTTCTGGGTCCCTATGAGAGCAAATATTGGTGTGGGGTTATCTATATTTAGCTACAACGGGGAAATTCGCGTCGGAGTTTATGCGGATGAATGCGTTCTTCCAAAACCCAGAGAAGTAGTAcaggaatttgaaaaaaacttctgTAAATTAGTAAATGAgttaaatataaatgaaaatgaCGAACCATGA
- the LOC131788296 gene encoding myosin heavy chain, clone 203 produces the protein MALFDVTPVLEGATSLQGKLEDAIAKSKLLLEAVEGSQSKYTELSDEYPVLRSLKGRLAASQGPNEALSTELVKFKLDLESFVEDVFNAHDQVRKDFQLWANELERDNAKLRRERMDLANERRKLEVDRRDFDARCPAAAKEEQQITEARTVTSTDDTDEKLVIAVNNNTEHHEENEQTKSESPFATCHVECQTEAEVNSVEEPGGEDIQTAETIPGKDEEEKLEMENHQLLQCRSQIHTASIGRNQRILTAPVSRAKALLLKKQDHALRIHKMLLDDIYKTKEENQLLKAENSILSKRANEATSELFCLKNKMTVNMSDRDELYKKLQKSKEQILKLEQTLKRQALGLVSNLKEQRQLKEEMRWSQIFALPLNQHSSQTRRIPRERPSTRGR, from the exons ATGGCGCTCTTTGATGTAACTCCAGTGTTAGAAGGTGCAACAAGTCTTCAAGGAAAACTAGAAGATGCCATTGCAAAATCTAAGCTTCTTCTTGAAGCTGTTGAAGGTTCTCAATCAAAGTACACTGAGTTGAGTGACGAATATCCTGTGCTTCGAAGTCTGAAGGGTAGACTAGCTGCATCACAGGGGCCAAACGAAGCTTTATCTACAGAACTCGTCAAATTCAAATTAGACCTTGAATCTTTTGTGGAAGATGTATTTAACGCTCACGATCAAGTAAGGAAGGATTTTCAACTTTGGGCAAACGAGCTTGAAAGAGATAATGCAAAACTACGCCGTGAAAGAATGGACTTGGCGAACGAACGAAGAAAGCTTGAGGTTGATCGCAGAGATTTTGATGCTAGGTGCCCGGCAGCAGCAAAGGAAGAACAACAAATCACTGAAGCACGAACGGTTACCAGTACCGACGACACAGACGAGAAATTAGTTATTGCTGTAAATAACAACACAGAACATCATGAGGAAAATGAACAAACTAAATCTGAATCACCTTTTG caACATGTCATGTTGAATGCCAGACAGAAGCTGAGGTGAATTCAGTAGAGGAGCCTGGTGGAGAAGACATCCAAACTGCTGAG ACCATCCCAGGAAAGGATGAAGAAGAGAAACTGGAAATGGAAAATCATCAGTTGTTGCAATGCAGGTCTCAAATACACACAGCATCCATTGGTAGAAATCAGCGCATTCTTACTGCTCCAGTGTCCAGAGCAAAAGCTCTGCTTCTTAAAAAACAGGATCATGCATTAAGGATACACAAG ATGCTACTTGATGATATCTATAAGACGAAAGAAGAAAACCAACTTCTCAAGGCTGAGAACTCTATACTGTCAAAGAGAGCAAATGAAGCCACCTCTGAGTTATTTTGCCTAAAG AACAAAATGACAGTAAACATGTCTGATAGGGATGAGCTGTACAAGAAATTGCAGAAATCAAAGGAGCAG ATCCTAAAACTTGAACAAACGCTGAAAAGACAAGCTCTTGGTCTGGTATCCAATTTAAAGGAACAAAGACAACTAAAAGAGGAAATGAGGTGGAGCCAG ATCTTTGCTCTTCCTCTTAACCAACATTCCAGTCAAACCAGAAGGATTCCACGAGAAAGACCATCTACTAGGGGGCGCTAA